The sequence TCAGTTATTTGCTGGTCTTAATCAATTTAATACAAAAACAAACTGAGTTTGGAGATTCATGTCTATTTATCTAGGTGTCAACATCGATCATATCGCCACATTACGTCAGGCCCGTGGTACGCGCTATCCAGATCCTATTCAGGCGGCGATTGAAGCGGAACAAGCAGGGGCTGACAGTATTACTCTGCATTTACGTGAAGATCGTCGACATATTCAGGAACGCGATGTGGCGATGTTAAGCGATATCCTGCAGACAAAAATGAATCTGGAAATGGCGGTAACGGAAGACATGCTGGCGATGGCCGAAAAATATCGTCCGGCAGATTGCTGTCTGGTACCCGAAAAACGTGAAGAACTGACTACCGAGGGTGGGTTGGATGTAGCGGGGCAATTATCTCGCATGCAGCAGGCTTGTCAGCGTCTAGCAGAGGCAAATGTGCGTGTTTCGTTATTTATTGATCCTGATCTGGCTCAAATCGAAGCCGCTATTGCCTGTGGTGTGCCTGTGGTGGAATTACATACAGGCCGTTATGCTGATGCAGAAACGGATGCAGAAGCCGAGCATGAGCTGGCGATTATTGCACAAGCGGCGAAACAAGCTCATGAAAGAGGATTACAGGTGAATGCCGGACATGGTCTGCATTACCACAACACACAGAAAATCGCGGCAATACCTGAACTGGTGGAATTAAACATCGGTCATGCCATCGTAGCTCGCTCGGTTTTTACTGGGTTTCAGGCAGCCGTGCGTGAGATGAAACAATTGATGCAGGATGCACGCCGCAGATGATTATCGGCATTGGTACGGA is a genomic window of Methylophaga thalassica containing:
- the pdxJ gene encoding pyridoxine 5'-phosphate synthase — protein: MSIYLGVNIDHIATLRQARGTRYPDPIQAAIEAEQAGADSITLHLREDRRHIQERDVAMLSDILQTKMNLEMAVTEDMLAMAEKYRPADCCLVPEKREELTTEGGLDVAGQLSRMQQACQRLAEANVRVSLFIDPDLAQIEAAIACGVPVVELHTGRYADAETDAEAEHELAIIAQAAKQAHERGLQVNAGHGLHYHNTQKIAAIPELVELNIGHAIVARSVFTGFQAAVREMKQLMQDARRR